One window from the genome of Candidatus Delongbacteria bacterium encodes:
- a CDS encoding transporter substrate-binding domain-containing protein: MKIILIILVFYSLLFSKSIKVYTEEFPPYNYETSDGEVTGVSTEIVKAIFEDAEILYGIFIYPWARAIYEVENNEYTALYSTSRRPDREAKFLWVGELLIPKYSIFALSNRDDIKGKKIEDFKQYRIGTTKGDARESYLISKGFKIGENIDQVTGAVANIQNYKKLKMGRIDLWPMPDAVSSYIMEYCGDKSTTLKKVFTIEELSQNGYYLALNKNTPKEIVDKLQNSLIKLKRNGTINRIYKKWGV; this comes from the coding sequence ATGAAAATAATATTGATAATTTTAGTGTTTTACTCCCTTCTTTTTTCGAAGTCTATAAAGGTTTACACAGAAGAATTTCCACCATATAACTACGAAACTTCTGATGGAGAAGTAACAGGAGTTTCGACAGAAATAGTAAAAGCTATTTTTGAGGATGCAGAGATACTTTATGGAATTTTTATATATCCTTGGGCAAGAGCAATTTACGAAGTGGAAAATAATGAGTACACAGCCCTATATTCTACAAGTAGAAGACCTGATAGAGAAGCTAAATTTCTTTGGGTTGGAGAATTGCTTATACCAAAATACTCAATTTTTGCATTAAGCAATAGAGATGATATAAAAGGGAAAAAAATTGAAGATTTTAAACAATATCGAATTGGAACAACAAAAGGTGATGCGAGAGAAAGTTATCTAATAAGTAAGGGTTTTAAAATCGGAGAGAATATAGATCAAGTTACTGGTGCTGTTGCTAATATCCAAAATTATAAGAAATTAAAGATGGGCAGAATTGATTTATGGCCAATGCCAGATGCTGTTTCTAGCTACATTATGGAGTATTGTGGTGACAAAAGCACTACACTAAAGAAAGTCTTTACCATTGAAGAATTATCTCAAAATGGGTATTACTTGGCACTGAACAAGAACACCCCAAAAGAGATAGTGGATAAATTGCAAAATTCATTAATAAAACTTAAGAGAAATGGAACGATTAATAGGATTTACAAGAAATGGGGAGTGTGA